A window of Cydia pomonella isolate Wapato2018A chromosome 22, ilCydPomo1, whole genome shotgun sequence contains these coding sequences:
- the LOC133530043 gene encoding zinc finger protein 62 homolog codes for MSDIKLEPEDLEICRGCLSSNRRLSTVETAVYLSLLTKDQIHELDLMEHIALCWECMALLRKTSGFGAQVQKAHMILQDSLQLLPTKPTLSSLSVHRHFEYDAVFEESTPPELPIFYEPRSAVDHDKVIVPTKYKTEVTKSDVKNLKTVKVILHDIFENNIKSEHDSDDNENFEAEDIYISSEEMTKTKTDTREILRKTVRQNVQDPGPKITKEINNTAILKLKQESQKIVDTKKVTPKRRQVNTAQTFSVKIVKHTIKHGKNKSEIKVLRSSNIDNKTKLEVEEDDIDSDNQDARADLKHYEFETQVKKEKQPELHTNIKLEGHNTNNVQKKTGAKKKKHTLKFRKLNTKYKKIEEVLPYFQEIEMNEQDLKSTLEKDDAIVDKHRIHKCSICGVTFQLLINLKGHALRNHKKTHPEHFNNTNFNNPALVLPQNSVWRCDVCARMMRREHIVAHMNEFHVRRFLCNGCEWSRKPFWKKEDCQRHWNEIHKQLICDICEIRRKSKKTMEFHIEETHMPNILRQHQCPHCPNSYSDRKSLLEHDRQTHQTPEPVERRYCAVCDVTFRRIEGFQAHFRNCHSGIPKKRFPCPQCDKVLTKKIYLKRHTDIIHAGISEFRCHICGKYLCKKMALQRHLDMHNNIKRPRNHACNVCGHTFMTNSSLQFHMNTHTGERPYKCTECQAAFTQPYTLRMHLAKHHNVDASVGTDGTIVLAVK; via the exons ATGTCTGACATAAAACTGGAGCCCGAAGATCTAGAAATATGCCGCGGCTGCCTCAGTTCAAACAGGAGGCTGTCTACTGTGGAAACCGCCGTGTATCTATCTCTTTTGACCAAAGACCAAATTCACGAA TTGGATCTTATGGAGCACATAGCTTTGTGTTGGGAGTGTATGGCTCTGCTGCGGAAGACAAGTGGGTTCGGGGCACAGGTGCAGAAAGCACATATGATTCTGCAAGACTCCTTACAACTTTTA CCAACAAAACCTACCCTGTCTTCTCTTTCTGTCCATCGACACTTTGAATATGATGCTGTTTTTGAAGAAAGCACACCACCTGAATTACCAATTTTTTATGAACCAAGGTCAGCTGTAGACCATGATAAAGTTATTGTACCCACAAAATACAAAACTGAagtaacaaaaagtgatgttaaaaatctaaaaactgtTAAAGTCATTCTGcatgatatttttgaaaataatattaaatctgAACATGATAGTGATGATAATGAGAATTTTGAAGCTGAAGATATTTACATTTCCTCTGAAGAAATGACAAAAACCAAAACTGATACCAGAGAAATTTTACGAAAAACTGTACGACAAAATGTACAAGATCCAGGACCAAAGATaactaaagaaataaataatactgcAATACTAAAACTGAAACAGGAATCACAAAAAATAGTTGATACCAAAAAGGTTACACCAAAAAGAAGACAAGTTAATACAGCACAAACATTTTcagtaaaaattgtaaaacacacaattaaacaTGGTAAAAATAAATCTGAAATAAAAGTGCTGAGATCTTCaaatattgataataaaacaaaattagaaGTAGAAGAGGATGATATTGACTCAGACAATCAAGATGCCAGAGCTGATTTAAAACATTATGAATTTGAAACAcaagtaaaaaaagaaaaacagccAGAGTTACACACAAATATCAAATTAGAAGGCCATAATACTAATAATGTACAGAAAAAAACAGGAGCAAAGAAGAAAAAACATACCTTAAAATTTAGGAAATTAAATACGAAATATAAAAAGATAGAAGAGGTTTTGCCATATTTTCAAGAAATCGAAATGAATGAGCAAGATTTAAAGAGCACCTTAGAAAAAGATGATGCAATTGTTGATAAACACAGAATCCATAAATGTAGTATATGCGGTGTGACATTTCAGCTTCTTATAAATTTGAAGGGACATGCATTAcgaaatcataaaaaaact CATCCTGAACACTTTAACAATACAAATTTCAACAACCCAGCCTTAGTCCTGCCGCAGAATTCCGTCTGGCGTTGCGATGTCTGCGCCAGAATGATGCGGAGAGAACACATAGTCGCACATATGAACGAATTCCATGTACGTCGGTTTTTGTGCAATGGGTGTGAATGGAGCAGGAAGCCTTTTTG GAAAAAAGAAGATTGCCAACGACACTGGAACGAAATTCACAAACAATTAATATGTGATATATGTGAAATACGCAGGAAGTCAAAGAAAACGATGGAGTTCCATATCGA aGAAACTCACATGCCAAACATACTGCGACAACATCAATGCCCTCACTGCCCGAACTCATATTCCGACCGCAAATCCCTATTAGAGCACGATAGACAAACCCATCAGACGCCTGAGCCGGTCGAGCGGCGATACTGCGCCGTGTGTGACGTCACCTTTAGGAGGATTGAGGGTTTCCAGGCTCATTTCCGTAATTGTCATTCCGGGATACCTAAAAAGCG GTTCCCGTGTCCACAATGCGACAAGGTTCTGACCAAGAAAATCTATCTTAAGCGTCATACAGACATCATCCACGCAGGCATAAGCGAATTCCGCTGTCATATCTGTGGCAAG TACTTGTGCAAGAAAATGGCGCTGCAACGACATTTGGATATGCACAATAATATAAAACGTCCAAGGAATCACGCGTGCAACGTATGCGGGCACACGTTTATG ACCAACAGTAGCCTACAGTTCCACATGAACACGCACACAGGCGAACGGCCGTACAAATGTACAGAATGCCAGGCCGCGTTCACGCAGCCGTACACGCTGCGCATGCATCTGGCCAAGCACCATAATGTGGACGCCAGCGTTGGGACTGATGGGACGATTGTGTTGGCAGTGAAGTAG
- the LOC133530057 gene encoding zinc finger protein 614-like isoform X1: MLDIKLEPDDLEICRGCLSSDRRLSSVTTDDFRPLLTEDQSLEVSRMDHQASITLCWECLALLHKTRKFQRQVQKAHTILQDSLLLSPAKPTLSSLSVHQHFEYDAIFEESTPTELPISYETPEHHKVIVPTKYKTKGTKSSIENENTDKVVLNDIYGDVKCNNDIKIEHPDDDSDADVDQYLESDDRNLNSSEEITETKMRPRKSLRKAANNSEVKHLNQQNTQNLRKESSKMKTPAMLKKVIVRKQKTPKKRITNSIKKCSDEIEIGTINNIDNNKKVENDLSDAGSQDAAVASKRKKHLKQAEDPDFNVDTKKGISSNDNDTLIGIQENKGDHKEKPIKKKERSKLTKKLKYNKIFTKYKKIEHVLQYFQEIEMSQQDLKSTLEKDDAIVDDKYPVKCTICGMMLMFARSLDAHAYRYHRKTLPDLIVNKRFIYPPLQLPQKSVWRCCACSRMMRKEHIVAHMNRYHSMQYYCIEAGCELYQKDKKYFWEKEHCIQHWDEVHKQCICDICNKWLRKKTSMAVHIMESHRPARAPKPLQCPYCSKTFTTRSTLHFHKKKHMVEPAELRYCVECDTTFKNVFTFKAHFRTFHSGKPRAKLPCTVCGKVMKSRHSLKLHMNYFHIGVTKYRCNICGKYLFNPHCLKQHLDKHNNIKSKKPKTIPCTVCGRTFQYKTSLQVHMHTHTGERPYKCPHCEAAFTQPFVLRTHLAKQHNVNAAVRLNGDIIPVKKTD; the protein is encoded by the exons ATgcttgacataaaactagagcCCGACGACTTGGAAATATGTCGCGGCTGCCTCAGCTCAGACAGGAGGCTGTCTTCAGTGACTACCGACGATTTCCGACCTCTTCTTACAGAAGACCAATCACTGGAAGTAAGTCGG ATGGATCATCAGGCGAGCATAACTCTGTGTTGGGAGTGTCTGGCTCTGCTGCACAAGACCCGCAAGTTCCAGAGACAGGTGCAGAAAGCACACACGATTCTGCAAGACTCCTTACTACTTTCA ccAGCAAAACCTACATTGTCATCTCTTTCTGTCCACCAACATTTTGAATATGATGCTATTTTTGAAGAAAGCACACCTACTGAACTACCAATTTCTTATGAAACACCAGAACATCATAAAGTGATTGTACCcacaaaatacaaaactaaAGGTACAAAAAGCAGTATAGAAAATGAAAATACTGATAAAGTTGTTCTTAATGATATTTATGGAGATGTAAAATGtaataatgatattaaaattgaacaTCCCGATGATGATAGTGATGCTGACGTTGATCAGTATTTAGAATCTGATGATAGAAATTTAAATTCATCTGAAGAAATTACAGAAACCAAAATGCGTCCTCGAAAAAGTTTACGAAAAGCTGCCAATAATTCGGAAGTAAAACatttaaaccaacaaaatacACAAAACTTAAGAAAAGAATCTTCTAAAATGAAAACTCCTGCAATGCTGAAAAAAGTAATTGTTAGAAAACAGAAGACGCCGAAAAAAAGAATAACTAActctataaaaaaatgttctgatGAAATTGAAATAGGCACTATAAATAAcatagataataataaaaaagtagaaAATGATCTTAGTGATGCAGGTAGTCAAGATGCTGCTGTTgcttcaaaaagaaaaaaacatctCAAACAAGCGGAAGATCCAGATTTCAACGTAGATACTAAAAAAGGAATTAGTTCAAATGATAACGACACACTTATTGGAATCCAGGAAAATAAAGGAGATCATAAAGAAAAACCGATAAAGAAAAAGGAAAGATCGAAACTGACGAAGAaactgaaatataataaaatattcacaaagtataaaaaaattgaacatgttttgcaatattttcaagaaatcgAAATGAGTCAGCAAGATTTAAAGAGCACTTTAGAAAAAGATGATGCAATTGTTGATGACAAGTATCCTGTTAAATGTACCATATGCGGTATGATGCTTATGTTTGCCAGAAGTTTAGACGCTCATGCATACAGATATCATAGAAAAact CTTCCCGATCTAATAGTCAACAAACGTTTCATCTACCCGCCGCTCCAGTTACCTCAGAAGTCCGTCTGGCGCTGCTGTGCTTGCTCCCGAATGATGCGAAAAGAGCACATAGTCGCTCATATGAATAGATACCACAGCATGCAATATTATTGCATCGAAGCTGGGTGTGAATTGTATCAGAAGGACAAGAAGTATTTTTG ggAAAAGGAACATTGCATTCAACACTGGGACGAAGTTCACAAACAGTGCATATGTGACATCTGTAATAAATGGTTGAGGAAAAAGACGTCCATGGCGGTTCATATCat GGAATCTCACCGCCCTGCCAGAGCGCCGAAACCCCTTCAATGCCCCTACTGCTCCAAGACGTTCACCACTCGTTCGACGCTTCACTTCCATAAGAAGAAACACATGGTCGAGCCGGCCGAGCTGCGGTACTGCGTCGAGTGTGACACCACCTTTAAGAATGTTTTCACCTTCAAGGCTCACTTCCGCACATTCCATTCGGGGAAGCCTAGAGCTAA ATTACCATGCACTGTGTGCGGCAAGGTGATGAAAAGCAGGCACTCGCTTAAGCTCCATATGAACTACTTCCACATCGGCGTTACTAAATACCGCTGCAACATTTGTGGAAAG TATCTGTTCAATCCACACTGTCTGAAACAACATTTGGATAAacacaacaatataaaatcCAAGAAACCCAAGACTATACCGTGCACAGTTTGCGGACGTACGTTTCAG TACAAAACTAGCCTTCAAGTCCACATGCACACACACACAGGCGAACGGCCGTACAAATGTCCGCACTGTGAGGCTGCGTTCACACAACCCTTCGTGCTACGCACACATCTGGCTAAACAGCATAATGTGAACGCGGCCGTCCGACTCAATGGGGACATCATACCAGTGAAGAAAACTGATTAA
- the LOC133530057 gene encoding zinc finger protein 614-like isoform X2, which translates to MLDIKLEPDDLEICRGCLSSDRRLSSVTTDDFRPLLTEDQSLEMDHQASITLCWECLALLHKTRKFQRQVQKAHTILQDSLLLSPAKPTLSSLSVHQHFEYDAIFEESTPTELPISYETPEHHKVIVPTKYKTKGTKSSIENENTDKVVLNDIYGDVKCNNDIKIEHPDDDSDADVDQYLESDDRNLNSSEEITETKMRPRKSLRKAANNSEVKHLNQQNTQNLRKESSKMKTPAMLKKVIVRKQKTPKKRITNSIKKCSDEIEIGTINNIDNNKKVENDLSDAGSQDAAVASKRKKHLKQAEDPDFNVDTKKGISSNDNDTLIGIQENKGDHKEKPIKKKERSKLTKKLKYNKIFTKYKKIEHVLQYFQEIEMSQQDLKSTLEKDDAIVDDKYPVKCTICGMMLMFARSLDAHAYRYHRKTLPDLIVNKRFIYPPLQLPQKSVWRCCACSRMMRKEHIVAHMNRYHSMQYYCIEAGCELYQKDKKYFWEKEHCIQHWDEVHKQCICDICNKWLRKKTSMAVHIMESHRPARAPKPLQCPYCSKTFTTRSTLHFHKKKHMVEPAELRYCVECDTTFKNVFTFKAHFRTFHSGKPRAKLPCTVCGKVMKSRHSLKLHMNYFHIGVTKYRCNICGKYLFNPHCLKQHLDKHNNIKSKKPKTIPCTVCGRTFQYKTSLQVHMHTHTGERPYKCPHCEAAFTQPFVLRTHLAKQHNVNAAVRLNGDIIPVKKTD; encoded by the exons ATgcttgacataaaactagagcCCGACGACTTGGAAATATGTCGCGGCTGCCTCAGCTCAGACAGGAGGCTGTCTTCAGTGACTACCGACGATTTCCGACCTCTTCTTACAGAAGACCAATCACTGGAA ATGGATCATCAGGCGAGCATAACTCTGTGTTGGGAGTGTCTGGCTCTGCTGCACAAGACCCGCAAGTTCCAGAGACAGGTGCAGAAAGCACACACGATTCTGCAAGACTCCTTACTACTTTCA ccAGCAAAACCTACATTGTCATCTCTTTCTGTCCACCAACATTTTGAATATGATGCTATTTTTGAAGAAAGCACACCTACTGAACTACCAATTTCTTATGAAACACCAGAACATCATAAAGTGATTGTACCcacaaaatacaaaactaaAGGTACAAAAAGCAGTATAGAAAATGAAAATACTGATAAAGTTGTTCTTAATGATATTTATGGAGATGTAAAATGtaataatgatattaaaattgaacaTCCCGATGATGATAGTGATGCTGACGTTGATCAGTATTTAGAATCTGATGATAGAAATTTAAATTCATCTGAAGAAATTACAGAAACCAAAATGCGTCCTCGAAAAAGTTTACGAAAAGCTGCCAATAATTCGGAAGTAAAACatttaaaccaacaaaatacACAAAACTTAAGAAAAGAATCTTCTAAAATGAAAACTCCTGCAATGCTGAAAAAAGTAATTGTTAGAAAACAGAAGACGCCGAAAAAAAGAATAACTAActctataaaaaaatgttctgatGAAATTGAAATAGGCACTATAAATAAcatagataataataaaaaagtagaaAATGATCTTAGTGATGCAGGTAGTCAAGATGCTGCTGTTgcttcaaaaagaaaaaaacatctCAAACAAGCGGAAGATCCAGATTTCAACGTAGATACTAAAAAAGGAATTAGTTCAAATGATAACGACACACTTATTGGAATCCAGGAAAATAAAGGAGATCATAAAGAAAAACCGATAAAGAAAAAGGAAAGATCGAAACTGACGAAGAaactgaaatataataaaatattcacaaagtataaaaaaattgaacatgttttgcaatattttcaagaaatcgAAATGAGTCAGCAAGATTTAAAGAGCACTTTAGAAAAAGATGATGCAATTGTTGATGACAAGTATCCTGTTAAATGTACCATATGCGGTATGATGCTTATGTTTGCCAGAAGTTTAGACGCTCATGCATACAGATATCATAGAAAAact CTTCCCGATCTAATAGTCAACAAACGTTTCATCTACCCGCCGCTCCAGTTACCTCAGAAGTCCGTCTGGCGCTGCTGTGCTTGCTCCCGAATGATGCGAAAAGAGCACATAGTCGCTCATATGAATAGATACCACAGCATGCAATATTATTGCATCGAAGCTGGGTGTGAATTGTATCAGAAGGACAAGAAGTATTTTTG ggAAAAGGAACATTGCATTCAACACTGGGACGAAGTTCACAAACAGTGCATATGTGACATCTGTAATAAATGGTTGAGGAAAAAGACGTCCATGGCGGTTCATATCat GGAATCTCACCGCCCTGCCAGAGCGCCGAAACCCCTTCAATGCCCCTACTGCTCCAAGACGTTCACCACTCGTTCGACGCTTCACTTCCATAAGAAGAAACACATGGTCGAGCCGGCCGAGCTGCGGTACTGCGTCGAGTGTGACACCACCTTTAAGAATGTTTTCACCTTCAAGGCTCACTTCCGCACATTCCATTCGGGGAAGCCTAGAGCTAA ATTACCATGCACTGTGTGCGGCAAGGTGATGAAAAGCAGGCACTCGCTTAAGCTCCATATGAACTACTTCCACATCGGCGTTACTAAATACCGCTGCAACATTTGTGGAAAG TATCTGTTCAATCCACACTGTCTGAAACAACATTTGGATAAacacaacaatataaaatcCAAGAAACCCAAGACTATACCGTGCACAGTTTGCGGACGTACGTTTCAG TACAAAACTAGCCTTCAAGTCCACATGCACACACACACAGGCGAACGGCCGTACAAATGTCCGCACTGTGAGGCTGCGTTCACACAACCCTTCGTGCTACGCACACATCTGGCTAAACAGCATAATGTGAACGCGGCCGTCCGACTCAATGGGGACATCATACCAGTGAAGAAAACTGATTAA
- the LOC133530057 gene encoding zinc finger protein 658B-like isoform X3, producing the protein MDHQASITLCWECLALLHKTRKFQRQVQKAHTILQDSLLLSPAKPTLSSLSVHQHFEYDAIFEESTPTELPISYETPEHHKVIVPTKYKTKGTKSSIENENTDKVVLNDIYGDVKCNNDIKIEHPDDDSDADVDQYLESDDRNLNSSEEITETKMRPRKSLRKAANNSEVKHLNQQNTQNLRKESSKMKTPAMLKKVIVRKQKTPKKRITNSIKKCSDEIEIGTINNIDNNKKVENDLSDAGSQDAAVASKRKKHLKQAEDPDFNVDTKKGISSNDNDTLIGIQENKGDHKEKPIKKKERSKLTKKLKYNKIFTKYKKIEHVLQYFQEIEMSQQDLKSTLEKDDAIVDDKYPVKCTICGMMLMFARSLDAHAYRYHRKTLPDLIVNKRFIYPPLQLPQKSVWRCCACSRMMRKEHIVAHMNRYHSMQYYCIEAGCELYQKDKKYFWEKEHCIQHWDEVHKQCICDICNKWLRKKTSMAVHIMESHRPARAPKPLQCPYCSKTFTTRSTLHFHKKKHMVEPAELRYCVECDTTFKNVFTFKAHFRTFHSGKPRAKLPCTVCGKVMKSRHSLKLHMNYFHIGVTKYRCNICGKYLFNPHCLKQHLDKHNNIKSKKPKTIPCTVCGRTFQYKTSLQVHMHTHTGERPYKCPHCEAAFTQPFVLRTHLAKQHNVNAAVRLNGDIIPVKKTD; encoded by the exons ATGGATCATCAGGCGAGCATAACTCTGTGTTGGGAGTGTCTGGCTCTGCTGCACAAGACCCGCAAGTTCCAGAGACAGGTGCAGAAAGCACACACGATTCTGCAAGACTCCTTACTACTTTCA ccAGCAAAACCTACATTGTCATCTCTTTCTGTCCACCAACATTTTGAATATGATGCTATTTTTGAAGAAAGCACACCTACTGAACTACCAATTTCTTATGAAACACCAGAACATCATAAAGTGATTGTACCcacaaaatacaaaactaaAGGTACAAAAAGCAGTATAGAAAATGAAAATACTGATAAAGTTGTTCTTAATGATATTTATGGAGATGTAAAATGtaataatgatattaaaattgaacaTCCCGATGATGATAGTGATGCTGACGTTGATCAGTATTTAGAATCTGATGATAGAAATTTAAATTCATCTGAAGAAATTACAGAAACCAAAATGCGTCCTCGAAAAAGTTTACGAAAAGCTGCCAATAATTCGGAAGTAAAACatttaaaccaacaaaatacACAAAACTTAAGAAAAGAATCTTCTAAAATGAAAACTCCTGCAATGCTGAAAAAAGTAATTGTTAGAAAACAGAAGACGCCGAAAAAAAGAATAACTAActctataaaaaaatgttctgatGAAATTGAAATAGGCACTATAAATAAcatagataataataaaaaagtagaaAATGATCTTAGTGATGCAGGTAGTCAAGATGCTGCTGTTgcttcaaaaagaaaaaaacatctCAAACAAGCGGAAGATCCAGATTTCAACGTAGATACTAAAAAAGGAATTAGTTCAAATGATAACGACACACTTATTGGAATCCAGGAAAATAAAGGAGATCATAAAGAAAAACCGATAAAGAAAAAGGAAAGATCGAAACTGACGAAGAaactgaaatataataaaatattcacaaagtataaaaaaattgaacatgttttgcaatattttcaagaaatcgAAATGAGTCAGCAAGATTTAAAGAGCACTTTAGAAAAAGATGATGCAATTGTTGATGACAAGTATCCTGTTAAATGTACCATATGCGGTATGATGCTTATGTTTGCCAGAAGTTTAGACGCTCATGCATACAGATATCATAGAAAAact CTTCCCGATCTAATAGTCAACAAACGTTTCATCTACCCGCCGCTCCAGTTACCTCAGAAGTCCGTCTGGCGCTGCTGTGCTTGCTCCCGAATGATGCGAAAAGAGCACATAGTCGCTCATATGAATAGATACCACAGCATGCAATATTATTGCATCGAAGCTGGGTGTGAATTGTATCAGAAGGACAAGAAGTATTTTTG ggAAAAGGAACATTGCATTCAACACTGGGACGAAGTTCACAAACAGTGCATATGTGACATCTGTAATAAATGGTTGAGGAAAAAGACGTCCATGGCGGTTCATATCat GGAATCTCACCGCCCTGCCAGAGCGCCGAAACCCCTTCAATGCCCCTACTGCTCCAAGACGTTCACCACTCGTTCGACGCTTCACTTCCATAAGAAGAAACACATGGTCGAGCCGGCCGAGCTGCGGTACTGCGTCGAGTGTGACACCACCTTTAAGAATGTTTTCACCTTCAAGGCTCACTTCCGCACATTCCATTCGGGGAAGCCTAGAGCTAA ATTACCATGCACTGTGTGCGGCAAGGTGATGAAAAGCAGGCACTCGCTTAAGCTCCATATGAACTACTTCCACATCGGCGTTACTAAATACCGCTGCAACATTTGTGGAAAG TATCTGTTCAATCCACACTGTCTGAAACAACATTTGGATAAacacaacaatataaaatcCAAGAAACCCAAGACTATACCGTGCACAGTTTGCGGACGTACGTTTCAG TACAAAACTAGCCTTCAAGTCCACATGCACACACACACAGGCGAACGGCCGTACAAATGTCCGCACTGTGAGGCTGCGTTCACACAACCCTTCGTGCTACGCACACATCTGGCTAAACAGCATAATGTGAACGCGGCCGTCCGACTCAATGGGGACATCATACCAGTGAAGAAAACTGATTAA
- the LOC133530062 gene encoding facilitated trehalose transporter Tret1-like — translation MEFKMKPQPEERKGHTYVQWIVAIIANSSLLTYGLQAGWISPMTKVLQSNASPAGPLSDYSMGIVASLMPISALIGVPMYAYIADKYGRKAGIMCVTVPHAISWLLKLCCPNTITLIIARVCSGIAAGGCFNVIPMYTKEISQDNIRGLLGSLLIYFHNLGIFLMYVLGAYLDYYTVLYIVVGGPFLSCLLIMMCPESPGFLVKIGKFDDAVKVIASLRGLNHNDSSVQKEVDSMRKEEEYYKTLPSLSMMVIMKNRAWRKGYIIAMLMVSVQTFSGNFAVVTYGSTILGAAGAQLDAELLSISFPAIMMIGSTVSIIVMERIGRRVILGSSFTVAVCSQVCLATVLLLQHLGFSASAWVPLLAIVASMFVYAFGVLPVPYIFMTELFNIQIRGKLLSMVTAQSWLLTFIQLAAFAPLTNACGMYTTFYIFAAVNLFGAALVLVSMPETRGRSGEEIEEMLNK, via the exons CAAACTCCTCGCTTTTAACCTACGGTTTGCAAGCCGGATGGATCTCGCCCATGACAAAAGTGCTGCAGTCTAATGCCTCACCAGCGGGTCCGCTATCTGACTATAGTATGGGTATAGTGGCCAGCCTCATGCCCATTAGTGCCCTGATAGGGGTACCGATGTACGCCTACATAGCTGACAAGTATGGTAGGAAAGCGGGGATAATGTGTGTCACAGTTCCACACGCG ATATCCTGGTTACTCAAACTATGTTGTCCAAACACTATCACTCTCATCATAGCACGGGTATGCAGCGGTATAGCGGCTGGGGGTTGCTTCAACGTCATCCCCATGTACACCAAAGAAATTAGCCAGGACAACATAAGAGGACTTTTAGGCTCTCTTTTGATATACTTTCATAACCTGGGGATATTCCTCATGTATGTCTTGGGAGCTTATTTAGACTATTATACCGTTTTGTACATAGTAGTTGGAGGTCCGTTCCTATCGTGTTTATTGATAATGATGTGTCCTGAATCTCCTGGGTTCCTGGTTAAGATCGGgaaatttgac gaTGCAGTGAAGGTGATAGCAAGCCTACGAGGTCTCAACCATAACGACAGTTCCGTCCAGAAAGAGGTGGACTCAATGCGGAAGGAAGAGGAATATTACAAGACATTACCATCATTGTCTATGATGGTTATAA TGAAGAACCGCGCTTGGCGCAAGGGCTACATCATCGCAATGCTGATGGTATCAGTTCAGACTTTTAGCGGTAACTTCGCTGTGGTGACATACGGATCCACAATCCTGGGGGCTGCGGGGGCGCAGTTGGACGCTGAGCTACTTTCCATCAGTTTCCCGGCCATCATGATGATCGGGTCCACTGTGTCTATTATAGTCATGGAGAGAATTGGCAGACGG GTGATTCTGGGCTCCTCGTTCACCGTGGCCGTTTGCTCACAAGTCTGTCTGGCGACGGTACTGCTGCTACAGCACCTTGGCTTCAGCGCGTCGGCCTGGGTACCGCTGCTGGCTATCGTCGCTTCGATGTTCGTGTACGCATTTGGCGTGCTGCCCGTCCCTTATATCTTTATGACGGAGTTGTTTAATATTCAG ATTAGAGGCAAACTTCTAAGTATGGTCACGGCCCAATCGTGGCTCCTGACTTTCATCCAGCTGGCCGCCTTTGCCCCGCTCACGAATGCCTGTGGCATGTACACTACATTCTACATCTTTGCGGCTGTCAACCTCTTCGGTGCTGCTTTAGTCCTGGTATCGATGCCAGAAACAAGAGGAAGGAGTGGAGAGGAAATTGAAGAaatgctaaataaataa